Proteins co-encoded in one Thamnophis elegans isolate rThaEle1 chromosome 1, rThaEle1.pri, whole genome shotgun sequence genomic window:
- the GABARAPL2 gene encoding gamma-aminobutyric acid receptor-associated protein-like 2, whose protein sequence is MKWMFKEDHALEHRCVESAKIRAKYPDRVPVIVEKVSGSQIVDIDKRKYLVPSDITVAQFMWIIRKRIQLPSEKAIFLFVDKTVPQSSLTMGQLYEKEKDEDGFLYVAYSGENTFGF, encoded by the exons ATGAAGTGGATGTTCAAGGAGGACCACGCGCTGG AGCATCGGTGCGTGGAGTCCGCCAAGATCCGAGCCAAGTACCCCGACCGCGTCCCG GTGATCGTGGAAAAGGTGTCTGGATCCCAGATTGTGGACATCGACAAGAGGAAGTACCTGGTTCCCTCGGACATAACCGTGGCTCAGTTCATGTGGATCATCAGGAAGCGGATCCAGTTGCCCTCCGAGAAGGCCATATTCCTCTTTGTAGACAAGACGGTCCCCCAGTCGAG TTTAACCATGGGACAGCTTtatgagaaggagaaggatgagGATGGCTTCTTGTACGTGGCTTACAGTGGAGAAAACACCTTTGGTTTCTGA